The genomic segment TAAAAGCAAACGTAGCATTTTGTGCCAGCTGTTTTAacacatttccttttttgcccttttttctCTCCGCAGCCAACCCCTCTCTCTCCCAGCCTCCATTTTTTCCTGATTCCTACCGCCTAGCATCAGACAACATGCTGCTGCCCATTGAGGGAGACCAGGTGGTTCCTTCTTCCCAGAGACAGGCAGTGTTCGGGGTTGATCAGAGGGAGGCCAAACCCTTGCCACCTCTGCCAGACCACGAGGAGCTTATGTCAGATGAAGCAGCTGATAGTGAGGTTGAGTTCTTTACCAGTGACCGACGGCCCCTTTTGCCCAAAAGCTGCCCTAAGCCTATCTGCAGGAACAGCAGCAAAGACTTTGGCCAAGTAAATTATGCCTACCAAGAGAGTTCATTGAGGGCTGGAGATGCTGGCGTTGGATCCATGGCTTTCTCTTGGCCAAGCAGAGAGGACCGGCCAACATTTGGAGGAGGCAGGTTTGCGGCCAACATTTGGTGCCTTGGTCACCAGAGAGATGAAAACCAGCCTGTGTTGTCGGAAGCTGAGGATACCTTTGGAGCCAAACGGCCAGACCAGAACCTATTACCTAGAATCCAATTTTCTGGCTGGGATCATTCCACCCAGCCACACGCCAGCACCTCATCATGGTCCACTGACAGGCCACAAAT from the Pelmatolapia mariae isolate MD_Pm_ZW linkage group LG20, Pm_UMD_F_2, whole genome shotgun sequence genome contains:
- the LOC134618730 gene encoding ERBB receptor feedback inhibitor 1, producing MARSQNNLWRQHDLNRVQSFGLSADTEQTLKELQQQQQMANEFNSNPSLSQPPFFPDSYRLASDNMLLPIEGDQVVPSSQRQAVFGVDQREAKPLPPLPDHEELMSDEAADSEVEFFTSDRRPLLPKSCPKPICRNSSKDFGQVNYAYQESSLRAGDAGVGSMAFSWPSREDRPTFGGGRFAANIWCLGHQRDENQPVLSEAEDTFGAKRPDQNLLPRIQFSGWDHSTQPHASTSSWSTDRPQIPPRIPIPPKSKTGTDEDKPPKIPPRVPLVPPCPPRTPSPKSLPIYINGVMPATQSFAANPKYVSKALLRQMTGEPPATQFSPCIVPILKDGRKASGTHYILLPPGRPPNTERRERLLSEPAKTGNSSFWQKR